In Osmia bicornis bicornis chromosome 10, iOsmBic2.1, whole genome shotgun sequence, one genomic interval encodes:
- the LOC123987614 gene encoding adenosine kinase 2-like isoform X2, whose translation MAVDLREGLLLGMGNPLLDISATVDDDFLKKYQLNSNDAILAQEKHKPMYDELIEQYKANFIAGGSVQNTMRVAQWFLEKPRVATYMGCVGVDKYSKILEEKARADGLNVRYQYTNKESTGTCAVLITGNERSLCANLAAANCFSLSHIEEAENKKFLQAAEYIYVSGFFLTVSPETIQAVAQHSYERNKMFMMNLSAPFLCEFYKEPMLAALPYVDILFGNEIEADTFAKINDFQTTDRKEIALKLSQMKKMNEKRKRIVVITQGADNILVAKDHQLLEFPAIKLPKEKVVDTNGAGDAFVGGFLAQLIQGKDIEVCVKCGIWAATQIVQRSGCTYEGKPTFAL comes from the exons ATGGCTGTGGATTTACG AGAAGGTCTACTGCTAGGCATGGGTAATCCCCTTCTTGATATTTCAGCAACTGTAGATGacgattttttgaaaaagtaCCAGTTAAATTCTAACGATGCTATTCTTGCTCAAGAGAAACACAAACCCATGTACGATGAATTAATCGAACAATACAAGGCAAACTTTATCGCCGGAGGTTCTGTACAAAATACTATGAGAGTAGCAcaa TGGTTTCTGGAAAAACCAAGAGTTGCCACTTACATGGGATGCGTCGGAGTagataaatattcaaaaattttagaGGAGAAAGCAAGAGCGGATGGCTTGAACGTTCGCTATCAATATACGAATAAAGAATCTACTGGTACCTGTGCAGTTCTTATTACTGGAAACGAACGATCTTTGTGCGCCAATTTGGCTGCTGCCAATTGCTTTTCGCTTTCGCATATAGAAGAagctgaaaataaaaagtttctaCAAGCAGCGGAGTATATTTATGTTTCA GGCTTCTTCTTAACCGTAAGTCCAGAAACGATCCAAGCAGTTGCTCAACATTCTtacgaaagaaataaaatgtttatgaTGAATCTTAGCGCACCTTTTTTGTGTGAATTTTATAAGGAGCCTATGCTAGCGGCTCTTCCATACGTCGATATTTTATTTGGTAACGAGATAGAAGCGGACACGTTTGCAAAAATAAACGATTTTCAAACAACtgatagaaaagaaattgcatTGAAACTGTcgcaaatgaaaaaaatgaacgagaagaggaaaagaatTGTAGTGATAACGCAAGGTGCCGACAATATATTAGTAGCCAAAGATCACCAATTACTGGAATTTCCTGCTATTAAACTACCAAAAGAGAAAGTTGTCGACACAAATGGAGCAGGGGATGCTTTTGTTGGAG GTTTCTTGGCTCAACTTATACAAGGGAAAGACATTGAAGTTTGCGTTAAATGTGGTATTTGGGCTGCAACGCAAATTGTACAAAGATCTGGATGTACTTACGAAGGAAAACCTACCTTTGCTCTTTGA
- the LOC123987614 gene encoding adenosine kinase 2-like isoform X1 translates to MNGVCYIFLYSVKAQREGLLLGMGNPLLDISATVDDDFLKKYQLNSNDAILAQEKHKPMYDELIEQYKANFIAGGSVQNTMRVAQWFLEKPRVATYMGCVGVDKYSKILEEKARADGLNVRYQYTNKESTGTCAVLITGNERSLCANLAAANCFSLSHIEEAENKKFLQAAEYIYVSGFFLTVSPETIQAVAQHSYERNKMFMMNLSAPFLCEFYKEPMLAALPYVDILFGNEIEADTFAKINDFQTTDRKEIALKLSQMKKMNEKRKRIVVITQGADNILVAKDHQLLEFPAIKLPKEKVVDTNGAGDAFVGGFLAQLIQGKDIEVCVKCGIWAATQIVQRSGCTYEGKPTFAL, encoded by the exons ATGAACGGGgtttgttatatttttctctACAGCGTGAAAGCACAAAG AGAAGGTCTACTGCTAGGCATGGGTAATCCCCTTCTTGATATTTCAGCAACTGTAGATGacgattttttgaaaaagtaCCAGTTAAATTCTAACGATGCTATTCTTGCTCAAGAGAAACACAAACCCATGTACGATGAATTAATCGAACAATACAAGGCAAACTTTATCGCCGGAGGTTCTGTACAAAATACTATGAGAGTAGCAcaa TGGTTTCTGGAAAAACCAAGAGTTGCCACTTACATGGGATGCGTCGGAGTagataaatattcaaaaattttagaGGAGAAAGCAAGAGCGGATGGCTTGAACGTTCGCTATCAATATACGAATAAAGAATCTACTGGTACCTGTGCAGTTCTTATTACTGGAAACGAACGATCTTTGTGCGCCAATTTGGCTGCTGCCAATTGCTTTTCGCTTTCGCATATAGAAGAagctgaaaataaaaagtttctaCAAGCAGCGGAGTATATTTATGTTTCA GGCTTCTTCTTAACCGTAAGTCCAGAAACGATCCAAGCAGTTGCTCAACATTCTtacgaaagaaataaaatgtttatgaTGAATCTTAGCGCACCTTTTTTGTGTGAATTTTATAAGGAGCCTATGCTAGCGGCTCTTCCATACGTCGATATTTTATTTGGTAACGAGATAGAAGCGGACACGTTTGCAAAAATAAACGATTTTCAAACAACtgatagaaaagaaattgcatTGAAACTGTcgcaaatgaaaaaaatgaacgagaagaggaaaagaatTGTAGTGATAACGCAAGGTGCCGACAATATATTAGTAGCCAAAGATCACCAATTACTGGAATTTCCTGCTATTAAACTACCAAAAGAGAAAGTTGTCGACACAAATGGAGCAGGGGATGCTTTTGTTGGAG GTTTCTTGGCTCAACTTATACAAGGGAAAGACATTGAAGTTTGCGTTAAATGTGGTATTTGGGCTGCAACGCAAATTGTACAAAGATCTGGATGTACTTACGAAGGAAAACCTACCTTTGCTCTTTGA
- the LOC123987614 gene encoding adenosine kinase 2-like isoform X3, producing MGNPLLDISATVDDDFLKKYQLNSNDAILAQEKHKPMYDELIEQYKANFIAGGSVQNTMRVAQWFLEKPRVATYMGCVGVDKYSKILEEKARADGLNVRYQYTNKESTGTCAVLITGNERSLCANLAAANCFSLSHIEEAENKKFLQAAEYIYVSGFFLTVSPETIQAVAQHSYERNKMFMMNLSAPFLCEFYKEPMLAALPYVDILFGNEIEADTFAKINDFQTTDRKEIALKLSQMKKMNEKRKRIVVITQGADNILVAKDHQLLEFPAIKLPKEKVVDTNGAGDAFVGGFLAQLIQGKDIEVCVKCGIWAATQIVQRSGCTYEGKPTFAL from the exons ATGGGTAATCCCCTTCTTGATATTTCAGCAACTGTAGATGacgattttttgaaaaagtaCCAGTTAAATTCTAACGATGCTATTCTTGCTCAAGAGAAACACAAACCCATGTACGATGAATTAATCGAACAATACAAGGCAAACTTTATCGCCGGAGGTTCTGTACAAAATACTATGAGAGTAGCAcaa TGGTTTCTGGAAAAACCAAGAGTTGCCACTTACATGGGATGCGTCGGAGTagataaatattcaaaaattttagaGGAGAAAGCAAGAGCGGATGGCTTGAACGTTCGCTATCAATATACGAATAAAGAATCTACTGGTACCTGTGCAGTTCTTATTACTGGAAACGAACGATCTTTGTGCGCCAATTTGGCTGCTGCCAATTGCTTTTCGCTTTCGCATATAGAAGAagctgaaaataaaaagtttctaCAAGCAGCGGAGTATATTTATGTTTCA GGCTTCTTCTTAACCGTAAGTCCAGAAACGATCCAAGCAGTTGCTCAACATTCTtacgaaagaaataaaatgtttatgaTGAATCTTAGCGCACCTTTTTTGTGTGAATTTTATAAGGAGCCTATGCTAGCGGCTCTTCCATACGTCGATATTTTATTTGGTAACGAGATAGAAGCGGACACGTTTGCAAAAATAAACGATTTTCAAACAACtgatagaaaagaaattgcatTGAAACTGTcgcaaatgaaaaaaatgaacgagaagaggaaaagaatTGTAGTGATAACGCAAGGTGCCGACAATATATTAGTAGCCAAAGATCACCAATTACTGGAATTTCCTGCTATTAAACTACCAAAAGAGAAAGTTGTCGACACAAATGGAGCAGGGGATGCTTTTGTTGGAG GTTTCTTGGCTCAACTTATACAAGGGAAAGACATTGAAGTTTGCGTTAAATGTGGTATTTGGGCTGCAACGCAAATTGTACAAAGATCTGGATGTACTTACGAAGGAAAACCTACCTTTGCTCTTTGA